From Impatiens glandulifera chromosome 7, dImpGla2.1, whole genome shotgun sequence:
aagtggtttgagcaggggaaagtctagaagcaagtctagagctccaaagaaggatggtgcttgccattactATGGAaaaatgggtcactggaaaaatgagtgctggaactttaaaaatgataaagcgaagggtacagtgaaacccagagaaaagaaagaacagagtgcagatacatctgcttatgcttcagatggtgaactgacatatgcttctaactgtcaagactcctgtcttagcacatcttcaaatgaaacagcatggattgttgacacatgtgcctcattccatataactccaaacaaaggttacttccaatcctacaaagctggtgattatggtgagattcgcatgggtaacagtggtgtgtccaagatagttggtctgggtgatgttagaattgagacaaacatgggctgcttcctgacattgagagatgtaagacatgttcctgatttgagaatgaatttgatttcagcaggtaagctcgatgatggaggctaccataatgttttcagtggtggagcatggaagctaagaaagggttcattggttattgcacgaggtaagaaatgttgttccttatacaagataaatttgaaaattgtctatgatgcggCATATTCTGTTTTtaatggagtcatcctctgagttgtggcacaaaagattaggtcacattagtgaaaaggagctgaatgttttgatcaaaaggaatgagttgctgaatcttaagaatgctcatcttgaaaattgtgagcattgcttgaagggtaagcagaacagagtctccttcagtaagtcaaaagttgaactgaaaaagaatgtccttgaattggtccatacagatatttgtggtcctatgaagattaaatctacaggcggtgcttcctattttgtaaccttcatagacgatgcatctaggaaggtttgggcttatgctataaagtccaaggatgaggttgcagcaaggtttgaggtctttcacaagctggttgaaagagagacagaaagaaaactgatgagggtgcggtcagataatgggggagagtacataggctcatttgatgattattgcaaagagcaggatattcgacatgaacagactgtgcccaagactccacaacaaaatggtgtggcagagaggatgaacagaacaatgttggaacggatgaggagtatgctctcccatgccagattggctaagcatttctaggctgaagccatgagcactgcagtgtatgtgatcaaccgttctccctccaagccattgaataataaatgtgcagaaagcgtctggtcaggtaaagatgttaattatgactatttacgtgtttttggttgcagatcttttgtgcatgttccaaaagatgagaggtctaagctagatgcaaaaaccagacaatgcatatttttggggtatggtgatgaaaagtggggatacaggtgttatgaTCCAGTTGATAAGAAAGTTTTGAGAAGCCgggatgtggtattccttgaagatcagactattgagaattttgaagatggtgaaaagcttgatgcatacatacgtgacctttctggtcttgagttgtctcatgatgttgaggagacaaggccacatgtagcttcagactcagatagtgatgatgatgttcctcagggtcaagctgtaggccatggaaatgatattaatactgaaactgatattggtgataatgttgaggttgattttgaagttcaacaagaagatggacatcaacagaatcaacaaacagaggtacttcggaggtctactagggagaaaagatcaagttctaagtatcctgctacagagtatgttcttctaactgattgtggggagcctatatgctataaggaggctcttgaggatgctcataagaaagaatggctagctgccatggatgaagagatgaagtcattgctgaaaaatggcacatatgatctagttgaaagaccagagaacagaaaagtattacaaaataaatgggtgtacaagatcaagcaagaaggtgatgatagcaagacaagatacaaggctaggctggttgtcaaaggttttggccagaggcatggaatcgattatgatgagattttctcaccggtagtgaagatgacttctattcgggtggtgttaagtctcgctgcttgtatggatcttgaggttgaacaacttgatgtcaagactgcatttctctatggtgatttggatgaagatgtttatatggagcaacctgaaggttataataagaaaggtgaggaaagcaaggtgtgcaaacttgtcaaaagtctgtacggtttgaagcaagcaccaaggcagtggtatcttaagtttgagtcgttcatgactatccatgggtacatgaagacgtctacagatcactgtgtctttgtgcaaaagtttgcttctaatgattttattatacttctcctatatgttgatgacatgctgattgttgggagagacaagctcaagattgccaagttgaaaaaagatttggctaagtcttttgagatgaaagacttgggtcaagcaagacaaattcttggaatgcaggtcattcgtgatcggatgaagaaaaggctatggttatctcaagagagatatattgagaagattctaaaacgattctgtatggacaagacaaagccagttgcttgtccattggctacacacttgaaaataaacaagacaatgtctcccaaggatgaagaggaaagacaagaaatgtgcagtgttccatatgcttcagcaatagacagtctgatgtatgcaatggtctgtacaagaccggatatagctcatgcggttggagtacttagtcgttttctttcaaatcctggtaagacacactgggaagcggttaagtggctaatgagatatcttcgagggacctccaaatacgctttgtgttatggtactggaaagtcacatgttgaagggttttctgatttagatatgagtggtgatattgacacaatgagatcaacttctgggtatttgtttacttttagAGGAGGAGCTGTATCATGGAAGTCTCGTCTATAGAAATGTGTTTCTTTGTGTACTatagaagctgaatatattgccattactgaatgttgtaaagaaatgagatggatgaaagaattgttgaaagaaattggcattgcacaagacaagtttgtggtgtttagtgactcatagagtgctatacatgtgagcaagcatccaagtttccattcacgttcaaaacacatccaaagaaggtaccattggatccgtgaagtgctcgagaagaaggagttatacttggagaaagtgaacacagatgagaacgggtcagatatgatgacaaagggcttgccaagaggaAAGCATGacatatgttgtgccaaagccggaatggttctgacagaagcgtcacgatgatgaatgtttatagcaacattctcccatggctcggaagggagagaattgttggtgttccttgccattgcggacgagttttaaattccgggtaaacgggtcagggttttctcttatgaaaacgggttagagtataaatactttaattttgggtattttctcataacagagcaaatagagagagagtgaattacagatctagggttttctggtttccttcttcttcttattctttggctgatctagagtgagagattgggggagcttttgattgtggagtagtccaatcattcctagtgtaatcacttctttcatttgagagcagggcatgtaagtttttactattgacatttgtttgatttagtgaaacttatccctcccgtggacgtaggtcgattttgaccgaaccacgtatattgtgttgtcgtttattgctttgtgctatttcagttcttggtaatctgtttatcgtcatagacgatttggaatctgatttgctacaggttttgatttctaagaagatccatagttttgctgttgcaaaacccaacaaaaCTTTCCATTTGTTTGGACAAACCCTTTGCAATTAAGATCATAGCAACCAGTTGTTTTGTATCCATCCctctaatttaaaatagtagAAATTTACACAATTAATTGTAAATTTGAGGTTGAATTTAAAGTGAactgttttttttcttaatcacTCTTCTTCTCTAGTACTTAAGATctctaatattatataaaatattaattaaaataaattaatataatgttgATAGAAATATAAGGAACTTACCGTCCAATATATGAAGAGTCTTGTTTGTTTATCATGATAATTCATTGGATTAACCTTGAATATATACGAAAAAGGAAAATGAGTCACAAACTACATTTATTGGTCTAATAAATCTCACAAATCACATAGTAACATCTTACCATCCATCCAACTTATCGTAACTTGTAACAACCCATATTTGGGACAAGCTAAACTCGTTATCTTCCGTCTTAGGATTCCATAAATTAAACACTCCACTAGCTCTGTAGTAAGAAGATCCTTCGTTAGTTACTACAGAATACTTGGAAGAAGATAGAATAACAAATGTATACAATATTAGAACCACGAGTGAGTAAAAAAAGCCAATAGAAACTTGTAATGCATTGAATAAAGTAGATCgattaaaaataagttgttcGATTAAAAGTTCTTTCAcacatataaaattatgttatttatatacataactcaaatttaatttattttaagtgttATTCGATAGTgataatcaattaaaaagttGCATTAAAACTATAAGTTAGGTTCTAtttctatatatacatatacctCATGTTGGGATGTTTCTCCCAAAAGACTTTGATAGATTCGTCGTTGAAACATGGACGAAGTTTTTTTGTGGTAAAACTGGTCagaatttttatttcttcttaCGGGGATGGTAGATTCCGGACATTCTCCATCTTTGTGCCAATCTTGAAGCATTTCAATTGTCAAATTTGAATCGAAATTGTTTCCAAAAGGATAGTAACTTGGTTCCATCTATCATATATAgtaacaaaaatccaaaatgtgtttaactaaacataactaatttgaaaagtctaattataaaacatatcaTCTAAATTTGTTAGGAGAAATATAAAATACCTGTAAATCTGTTATTAGAGAATTGGCCAACGATGGTTGTTTATAGATATCAATACAGTCGATTATTTCACCATTATCCGtctgtaaataaatttaagattaattgttagagaaaaataaaatatatatatatgttgaattAATTGATGATTGAAATCAAATCATAACTAATAACCTCTATTGTTTTTACAATCCCTTGTTGATTCAAGTCCCATGATACTTTAGTTGTTTCCTGGCTCAAAACATGATATATGAATTGAAATACTATGAAGAGAACTGGTAACCAATTACTTGCTTGTTTCTTAAAAGccattaaaaaagttattatctAATATTGAACTATTTCTTTAGtgaaatagtatatatatattaggatcTAGATTCATGTCATGTTATATGTTAAGACCaaatttagtataaatatattttcttctaaataattaaatatttctatttttaatttctaaaaaaggttaaccaaatattttctttgaaattctaaata
This genomic window contains:
- the LOC124944974 gene encoding uncharacterized protein LOC124944974, with amino-acid sequence MAFKKQASNWLPVLFIVFQFIYHVLSQETTKVSWDLNQQGIVKTIETDNGEIIDCIDIYKQPSLANSLITDLQMEPSYYPFGNNFDSNLTIEMLQDWHKDGECPESTIPYSVVTNEGSSYYRASGVFNLWNPKTEDNEFSLSQIWVVTSYDKLDGWLIQ